A single genomic interval of Centropristis striata isolate RG_2023a ecotype Rhode Island chromosome 8, C.striata_1.0, whole genome shotgun sequence harbors:
- the LOC131976258 gene encoding protein NLRC3-like, whose protein sequence is MSDLEEEDRSKSPVSSSPSRKSDWSEDPPDFSNELEPSDTKERKRSPVSEEEQPSCCALCQDVLKDSVSTTCGHWFCRQCITSYWDQSASPGDSSCPQCGERSRTRAGLQSASETSTVQEADGLQEVLDEHKISLKRRCEHVTEGSDVTGSGTLLNRIYTELYITEGQSEEVNTQHEVRQLETASKMEALHDTPIKCQDIFKVLPDQQGHIRVVLTNGVAGVGKTFSVQKFSLDWAEGLENQDVSVVILLSFRELNLIRDEQYSLLELLHVFHPTLQKLTAEKLAICKVMFIFDGLDESRLSLDFNNKEVVSDVTQKSSVNVLLTNLIQGNLLPLALVWITSRPAAANQIPPACVDRVTEVRGFTDAQKEEYFRRRVSDEERSRRIISHIQTSRSLHIMCLIPVFCWITATVLDHMLTTEQRGELPKTLTDLYSHFLLVQTKKKKQKYEGHKKESNKLTTADRQVLLKLGRLAFEQLQKGNIMFYQEDLERCGLDVTEASVYSGVCTEIFKRESVIFQKTVYCFVHLSIQEFLAAVYLFHCYTTRNTEVLRTFFGTDWDNNNRKSIKSGTGPSLDDFLRRAMEKSLESENGHLDLFVRFLHGLSLESNQRLLGGLLGQTDNSPEIIQRAINNLKKMNTNEISPDRSINIFHCLTEMNDLSLFQEIQEFLKSENRSEKELSEIHCSALAYMLQMTEEILDELDLKKYKTTDQGRRRLIPAVRNCRKAQLSDCGLSKTHCEVLASALKSNSSHLRKLDLSYNSLGDSGVKQLCDGLQSPNCKLETLRSGH, encoded by the exons ATGAGTGATTTAGAAGAAGAGGACAGATCAAAGTCTCCAGTCTCCAGCTCTCCCTCTAGGAAGAGTGACTGGAGTGAAGATCCTCCAGACTTCAGTAATGAACTTGAaccctcagacacaaa agagaggaagaggagtcctgtttctgaggaggagcagccgtCCTGCTGTGCTTTATGTCAGGACGTCCTGAAGGATTCTGTCTCTACCACCTGTGGACACTGGTTCTGCAGACAGTGCATCACCTCATACTGGGACCAGTCTGCTTCACCAGGAGACTCCTCGTGTCCCCAGTGTGGAGAAAGATCCAGAACGAGAGCTGGACTGCAGTCAGCCAGTGAGACCAGCACTGTACAAG AAGCTGATGGTCTGCAGGAGGTTTTAGATGAACATAAGATCAGTCTGAAGAGGAGATGTGAACATGTGACTGAAGGATCTGATGTAACAGGAAGTGGAACCCTCCTCAACAGGATCTACActgagctctacatcacagagggtCAGAGTGAAGAGGTTAATACCCAACATGAGGTGAGGCAGCTGGAGACAGCTTCCAAGATGGAGGCCCTCCATGACACTCCAATCAAGTGCCAGGACATCTTTAAAGTCTTACCTGACCAACAGGGACACATCAGAGTGGTTCTGACGAACGGTGTCGCTGGCGTTGGAAAAACCTTCTCAGTGCAGAAGTTCAGTCTGGACTGGGCAGAGGGTTTGGAGAACCAAGATGTCAGTGTGGTGATTCTGCTTTCATTCAGGGAGCTGAACTTGATCAGAGATGAGCAGTACAGtcttctggagctgctccatgtCTTCCATCCAACATTACAGAAGCTCACAGCAGAGAAGCTCGCCATCTGTAAAGTTATGTTCATCTTTGACGGCCTGGATGAAAGCAGACTTTCACTGGATTTCAACAACAAGGAGGTTGTGTCTGATGTCACACAGAAGTCATCGGTCaacgtgctgctgacaaacctcatccaGGGGAATCTGCTTCCCTTGGCTCTCGTCTGGATAACTTCCCGACCCGCGgcggccaatcagatccctcctGCATGTGTTGATAGGGTGACAGAAGTACGAGGCTTCACTGACgcccagaaggaggagtacttcaggaggAGGGTCAGTGATGAAGAACGGTCCAGAAGAATCAtctcacacatccagacatccaggagcctccacatcatgtgtctgatcccagtcttctgctggatcactgctacagttctggaccacatgttgactacagagcagagaggagagctgcccaagaccctgactgacctgtactcacacttcctgctggttcagacaaagaagaagaagcagaagtatgAGGGACATAAGAAAGAGTCAAACAAGCTGACCACGGCTGACAGACAAGTTCTTCTGAAGCTGGGGAGGCTGGCATTTGAACAGCTACAAAAAGGAAACATCATGTTCTACCAAGAAGACCTGGAGCGCTGTGGTCTCGATGTCACAGAGGCCTCGGTGTACTCAGGAGTTTGTACAGAGATCTTCAAAAGAGAGAGTGTGATCTTCCAGAAAACAGTCTACTGCTTCGTTCATCTGAGcattcaggagtttctggctgcagtcTACCTGTTCCACTGTTACACCACCAGGAACACAGAGGTACTGAGAACTTTTTTTGGGACAGACTGGGACAATAACAACA GGAAATCCATCAAAAGTGGAACTGGCCCATCCCTGGATGACTTCTTGAGGAGAGCCATGGAGAAATCCCTAGAAAGTGAAAATGGCCACCTGGACCTGTTTGTCCGCTTCCTCCACGGCCTCTCTCTAGAGTCCAACCAGAGACTGTTAGGAGGCTTGCTGGGTCAGACAGACAACAGTCCAGAAATCATCCAGAGAGCCATTAATAACCTGAAGAAGATGAACACTAATGAGATCTCTCCTGACAGAAGCATCAACATCTTCCACTGTCTGACGGAAATGAACGACCTCTCTTTATTCCAGGAGATCCAAGAATTCCTAAAGTCAGAGAACAGGTCCGAGAAGGAACTCTCTGAGATCCACTGCTCAGCTCTGGCCTACATGCTGCAGATGACAGAGGAGATTCTGGATGAATTGGACCTGAAGAAGTACAAGACAACAGACCAGGGACGGCGGAGACTGATTCCAGCTGTGAGGAACTGCAGAAAGGCTCA GCTTTCTGACTGTGGACTCTCAAAAACTCACTGTGAAGTtttggcctcagctctgaagtccaactcCTCCCATCTGAGAAAGCTGGACCTGAGTTACAACAGCCTGggggattcaggagtgaagcagcTGTGTGATGGACTTCAGAGTCCAAACTGTaaactggagactctgaggtcaggtCACTGA